From a single Lolium rigidum isolate FL_2022 chromosome 7, APGP_CSIRO_Lrig_0.1, whole genome shotgun sequence genomic region:
- the LOC124671827 gene encoding C2 and GRAM domain-containing protein At5g50170, with protein MRLYVCVLEARDLPVAPPHPHGSGGGVYARVKVGRERARTRAVEPADGAAAWNEEFVFEVGAEEGEAVEVGVARRREGGAGRREVLGRVKLPVPPPAAQAASGPRRSVPPTWFTLRPKHRRKGRAAADCGKILLTFSLYGENNGNTVIHSSTCSSSRSGTDVEIERSTYSEHSGTNSVMVDSPRSSAVAQTYLDDSDRSTLANSSTVSEDDSLIEPSTPTAKSAHGGYAELSVPGASFEEAMEAMKSGSSTADMPDDLGGGTIFEHTYLVESKDLNSLLFGPDSQFSKDLRELQGTMDYDEQPWTWKSQDPPSLTRTCRYTKGGTKLMKDIKTIEEQTYLKADGKSFAIMTRVRTPEVPFGNCFEVVLLYKITQSSELASGEESTHLTVSYNLEFLQSTMMKSMIEGSVKDGLKENFESFAEILSRHVKVADSAGMDKEQLLAPLQTDHPSHVRLAYKYFCNFTVISTVIMAVYVLVHILLSRPGPLMGLEFSGLDLPDTFGELITSGILVLQMERLLNMVAHFVQARIKRGGDHGVKANGEGWLLTVALLEATSLPPVSCGSVDPYVVFSCNGITRSSSVQLQTQEPQWNEIMEFDAMEEPPAMLDVEVFNFDSPFDLAISLGHAEINFLKHTSTELADIWVPLEGKLAQTCQSKLHLRIFLENTKGPETSMRDYLNKMEKEVGKKLHVRSPHRNSTFQKLFSLPHEEFLIADYACSLKRKLPLQGRLFLSARIVGFYANLFGHKTKFFFLWDDIEEVEVSPPSFTTVGTPSLVFMLKSGRGLEAKNGAKSQDKEGRLKFQFHSFGSFSKASRTIIGLWKTKSSALEQRAKLEEDQDDESYDDLDDVQSLLSIGDVNLSREYTVEHPIDANLLMGVFDGGPLETRTMSRVGCLDYTATPWEETKPGVLERHASYKFNRYMSIFGGEVASTQLKSPSEDGDGWTVYDVMTLHNVPFGDYFRVHLRYDIRSVAVAASEPASCRCEVLVGIEWLKSSKFQKRIARNICDKLAHRAKEVLEVAGKEITSAMSG; from the exons ATGCGCCTCTACGTCTGCGTGCTCGAGGCGCGCGACCTCCCGGTAGCGCCGCCGCACCcgcacggcagcggcggcggggtcTACGCGCGGGTGAAGGTGGGGAGGGAGAGGGCGCGGACGCGGGCGGTGGAGCCGGCCGACGGCGCCGCGGCGTGGAACGAGGAGTTCGTGTTCGAAGTGGGCGCGGAGGAGGGCGAGGCGGTGGAGGTCGGGGTGGCGCGGCGCCGGGAGGGAGGGGCCGGCCGGAGGGAGGTGCTGGGCAGGGTGAAGCTGCCCGTGCCGCCTCCCGCCGCGCAGGCGGCCTCCGGGCCCCGGCGCTCCGTCCCGCCGACGTGGTTCACGCTGCGGCCCAAGCACCGCCGGAAGGGGCGCGCCGCCGCGGACTGCG GGAAAATTCTTCTCACATTTTCACTCTATGGAGAGAACAATGGTAATACAGTCATCCACTCGTCTACTTGTTCGAGCTCCAGGAGTGGCACTGACGTTGAAATTGAGAGGTCAACTTATAGTGAACATTCAGGCACAAACAGTGTCATGGTCGATTCCCCTAGGAGCTCTGCAGTGGCACAAACCTATCTAGATGATTCTGACCGTTCGACGCTAGCAAATTCCAGTACAGTTTCTGAAGATGATAGTCTGATAGAGCCTAGTACACCAACCGCAAAGAGTGCACATGGCGGTTACGCTGAACTGTCTGTTCCAGGTGCAAGCTTTGAAGAAGCAATGGAAGCCATGAAGTCAGGAAGCAGTACAGCGGACATGCCTGACGATCTCGGTGGTGGCACCATATTTGAGCACACTTACCTCGTGGAGTCAAAGGATTTGAACTCCCTTCTCTTTGGGCCTGATTCCCAGTTCTCCAAAGACCTGCGTGAGCTGCAAGGGACTATGGACTACGACGAGCAGCCGTGGACGTGGAAGAGCCAGGATCCACCAAGCTTAACCAGGACATGTCGGTACACCAAGGGCGGAACCAAGCTTATGAAAGATATCAAAACCATTGAGGAACAGACGTATCTCAAAGCTGATGGCAAGAGTTTCGCAATAATGACTCGCGTTCGCACTCCGGAAGTTCCATTTGGAAACTGTTTTGAGGTTGTTTTACTCTACAAGATAACTCAGTCCTCTGAGTTGGCATCGGGTGAAGAGAGCACACATCTGACTGTATCATACAATCTGGAGTTTCTTCAGAGTACCATGATGAAAAGTATGATTGAGGGAAGTGTTAAGGATGGACTCAAGGAGAATTTTGAAAGTTTTGCAGAAATCTTGTCTCGGCATGTGAAAGTAGCTGATTCTGCAGGGATGGACAAAGAGCAGTTGTTGGCACCACTTCAGACAGATCACCCGTCACATGTCAGACTTGCTTACAAGTATTTTTGCAATTTTACCGTGATCTCGACAGTGATAATGGCAGTGTATGTTCTTGTGCACATCCTTCTGTCTAGGCCAGGCCCACTTATGGGTCTTGAGTTCAGTGGTCTAGATTTACCTGACACATTTGGAGAGCTGATCACATCTGGCATACTAGTTCTTCAGATGGAGCGTTTACTGAATATGGTAGCTCATTTTGTACAAGCAAGGATAAAACGAG GAGGTGATCACGGGGTTAAGGCTAATGGTGAAGGTTGGCTACTGACAGTAGCTCTGTTGGAGGCTACAAGCTTGCCGCCTGTTTCTTGTGGATCTGTAGATCCTTATGTTGTGTTCAGTTGTAATGGCATAACGAGATCAAGCTCTGTTCAACTACAGACTCAAGAACCTCAATGGAATG AGATAATGGAGTTTGATGCCATGGAAGAGCCACCTGCTATGTTGGATGTTGAAGTTTTCAATTTCGATAGCCCGTTCGATCTGGCAATCTCACTGGGACATGCAGAAATTAACTTTCTTAAACACACATCAACAGAACTAGCAGATATATGGGTACCACTGGAGGGAAAACTAGCCCAGACATGCCAGAGTAAGCTGCATTTGAGAATATTTCTTGAAAATACTAAAGGACCTGAGACATCAATGAGAGATTATCTTAACAAGATGGAGAAGGAAGTTGGTAAGAAG TTACATGTTCGGTCACCGCACAGAAATTCAACATTCCAGAAGCTTTTCAGTTTGCCTCACGAAGAGTTCCTTATAGCAGATTATGCATGCTCTTTAAAGAGGAAATTGCCATTGCAG GGAAGGCTATTTCTGTCAGCTAGAATAGTTGGTTTCTATGCCAATTTGTTTGGGCACAAAACGAAATTCTTCTTTCTGTGGGACGACATCGAGGAGGTGGAAGTGTCACCTCCATCTTTCACAACAGTAGGCACCCCATCATTGGTGTTCATGTTAAAGAGTGGGCGCGGGCTTGAAGCGAAGAATGGTGCCAAATCACAAGATAAGGAGGGGAGGTTGAAATTCCAGTTCCATTCGTTTGGATCATTTAGCAAGGCTAGTAG GACAATAATTGGTCTGTGGAAAACAAAATCGTCAGCTCTTGAACAGAGGGCCAAGCTTgaagaagatcaagatgatgagagCTACGACGATCTTGATGACGTCCAGTCTCTgttgagcattggagatgtgaacCTCTCAAGGGAGTATACAGTGGAACATCCTATTGAT GCAAACCTGCTGATGGGTGTGTTCGACGGCGGCCCCTTGGAGACGAGAACAATGAGCAGGGTCGGGTGCCTCGACTACACCGCCACGCCGTGGGAGGAGACCAAGCCTGGCGTCCTGGAGCGGCACGCCAGCTACAAGTTCAACCGCTACATGTCCATCTTCGGCGGCGAGGTGGCCAGCACCCAGCTGAAGTCGCCGTCAGAGGACGGCGACGGGTGGACAGTGTACGACGTCATGACTCTGCACAACGTCCCCTTCGGCGACTACTTCCGG GTCCATCTGCGCTACGACATCCGGAGCGTGGCCGTGGCGGCGTCGGAGCCGGCGAGCTGCCGGTGCGAGGTGCTGGTGGGGATCGAATGGCTCAAGAGCAGCAAGTTCCAGAAGAGGATCGCGAGGAACATCTGCGACAAGCTGGCGCATAGGGCGAAGGAGGTGCTCGAGGTGGCCGGCAAGGAGATCACGTCGGCCATGTCGGGCTGA
- the LOC124675324 gene encoding protein FAR1-RELATED SEQUENCE 6-like produces MDTLQSDPYARSSLQQQLTDTSTSFENNIVDLVKHDVPKPRVGMTFETVDLAYQSYLEYGYRAGFGVSKRTSHSVDGVKYRATFVCYKGGIARIKPGLKARRRLVAKTGCKAMMVVKYNASGNHWEVVFVELEHNHPCNPEMVRFMMCFKDLPDWQREHRPFNAKTRLNPKIHSGRGRPPNQNKEFMARSFSQSNYSIEAAGKCGKLRFAEGDVEALLVFFDKMQAQNSNFFYNWDMDDEGRLKNVCWVDAQSRAAYQHFSDVVCFDTVYLTYQFVIPLVAFLGINHHGQFVLLGCGLLGDESPETFSWLFKKWLKCMNDKAPEAIITTHSRPVVKAASEVFLNTRHRYNLWHIMKELPEMSGRVEDKEAISLRMKKVVYDTITSADFEREWVEMVNQYNLHDNCWLTTLFEERAKWVPAYVKDTFWAGISTVRRSERLEAFFDGYITPETTIKTFIEQFDTAMKLRSDREAYDDFRSFQQRPQALSGLLFEEQFANAYTINMFQKFQDQLKQLMNVNCIEVSKNGSIVTYTVTVIGKERKFDYRVMYNNAEKEVWCICRSFQFKGILCSHALAVLKQELVMLIPSKYILDRWRKDFKCPEEPKETPISPKAANATGNSAPENVREDKVDNLYNDGHQYFAEIVEMGATDPDAMEYVLSVMKEAKEKVRKFEESRKEKRPGESPASAGKKGDKSLKPSAEGAGISTPVSTPANTAMDPAAAPSSTPMLVPSSTPMSVPPAMMAMATTSAAVPPGMFFVPMHPHMVFPHFTPAVPAAVPPVVPPPAPTPNVAGNSSKKRKKRKGNT; encoded by the coding sequence ATGGACACCCTTCAGAGCGATCCTTATGCAAGGAGCAGCTTGCAACAGCAACTCACTGACACCTCCACATCCTTCGAGAATAACATCGTGGATTTGGTTAAGCATGATGTTCCCAAACCTCGGGTTGGCATGACTTTTGAGACGGTTGATTTGGCGTACCAGTCTTACTTGGAGTATGGATACCGCGCAGGATTTGGAGTCTCAAAAAGAACTTCACATAGTGTCGATGGGGTAAAATACCGCGCAACATTTGTTTGTTACAAAGGTGGCATTGCTAGGATTAAGCCTGGCCTAAAAGCTCGAAGAAGGCTTGTTGCGAAGACTGGCTGCAAAGCTATGATGGTAGTGAAGTACAACGCAAGTGGGAACCATTGGGAAGTAGTGTTTGTTGAGCTGGAGCATAACCACCCATGTAATCCTGAAATGGTCAGATTCATGATGTGTTTTAAGGATCTCCCTGACTGGCAGAGGGAGCACCGCCCATTCAATGCGAAGACTAGGTTGAATCCGAAGATTCATTCTGGTAGAGGCAGGCCACCCAACCAAAACAAAGAATTCATGGCGAGGTCCTTCTCTCAGTCTAATTATTCTATTGAAGCAGCTGGCAAGTGTGGGAAGCTGAGGTTTGCAGAGGGTGATGTTGAGGCACTATTAGTCTTTTTCGATAAGATGCAAGCTCAAAATTCCAACTTCTTCTACAACTGGGACATGGATGATGAAGGCCGTCTCAAGAATGTTTGTTGGGTCGATGCACAATCTAGAGCTGCGTATCAGCATTTCAGTGATGTTGTCTGCTTTGATACCGTTTATTTGACATACCAGTTTGTCATTCCATTGGTTGCTTTTCTTGGAATCAACCATCATGGTCAGTTTGTATTGTTAGGATGCGGTTTACTGGGAGATGAGTCTCCAGAGACTTTTTCATGGTTATTCAAGAAATGGCTAAAATGTATGAATGATAAAGCACCTGAAGCAATTATTACCACCCATTCAAGACCAGTAGTCAAAGCAGCCTCTGAGGTATTTCTGAATACTCGTCACAGATACAACCTCTGGCATATAATGAAAGAGCTTCCTGAAATGTCTGGAAGAGTTGAGGATAAGGAGGCAATTAGCCTGAGAATGAAAAAGGTAGTCTATGACACCATTACATCAGCTGATTTTGAGAGGGAATGGGTTGAGATGGTCAATCAGTACAACCTTCATGATAATTGCTGGCTTACAACCTTGTTTGAAGAGAGGGCAAAGTGGGTGCCAGCATATGTGAAAGATACTTTCTGGGCTGGTATCTCTACTGTTCGCCGTAGTGAACGGTTGGAGGCCTTTTTCGATGGATATATTACACCAGAGACCACAATAAAGACATTTATTGAACAATTTGATACTGCTATGAAGCTTAGGTCTGATCGAGAAGCCTACGATGACTTCCGTTCATTTCAGCAAAGACCACAAGCCCTCTCTGGTTTGTTGTTTGAGGAGCAATTTGCAAATGCTTATACGATCAATATGTTTCAGAAGTTTCAGGATCAGTTAAAGCAGCTGATGAATGTGAATTGCATTGAAGTCAGTAAGAATGGATCAATAGTCACCTACACTGTGACTGTAATCGGGAAGGAGAGAAAGTTTGACTACAGAGTGATGTATAACAATGCTGAGAAAGAAGTGTGGTGTATCTGCAGGTCATTCCAGTTTAAAGGTATTTTGTGTAGCCATGCTCTTGCGGTCTTGAAGCAAGAGCTTGTGATGCTAATACCTTCCAAATACATTCTTGATCGGTGGAGGAAGGACTTCAAATGCCCTGAGGAACCTAAGGAAACTCCCATCTCACCAAAAGCGGCAAACGCTACAGGGAATAGTGCACCAGAAAATGTTCGTGAAGATAAAGTGGACAATCTCTACAATGATGGCCACCAGTACTTTGCTGAGATTGTGGAAATGGGAGCAACTGATCCTGATGCAATGGAATATGTTCTGTCTGTGATGAAAGAAGCTAAAGAGAAGGTACGCAAGTTTGAGGAATCTCGAAAAGAGAAAAGGCCCGGAGAAAGCCCAGCTTCTGCTGGTAAGAAAGGTGATAAGTCTCTAAAGCCATCTGCTGAAGGTGCGGGGATCAGCACACCAGTCTCAACACCTGCGAACACAGCAATGGATCCAGCGGCAGCGCCGTCATCTACACCGATGTTGGTGCCATCATCTACCCCGATGTCAGTGCCACCGGCAATGATGGCTATGGCAACCACGTCGGCAGCTGTGCCTCCAGGAATGTTTTTTGTACCGATGCACCCGCATATGGTCTTTCCACACTTCACCCCTGCAGTACCAGCAGCAGTACCACCTGTAGTGCCACCCCCAGCACCAACACCCAATGTGGCGGGCAACTCCTcgaagaagagaaagaagagaaaggggaacacttga